In one Kluyveromyces marxianus DMKU3-1042 DNA, complete genome, chromosome 4 genomic region, the following are encoded:
- the CSF1 gene encoding Csf1p: MDSSSSFSPVSISNEKNLSIPFLVDWILTVVLCILVPFYFGRISAWILTQAVNVLLWRRHKVKITIQSIKISFLGGRIFFKNLTIVTRDSTISFLEGSFTWRYWLLHTRVRGYDSESRTGLDAINNEKLPARFLLQCSGVEIFVYNHFDAYESLLKEHFATAGDDYAYSDSNDDDKATELTEQDGSNSKTSNTSGSAASCVNDTKTGSKLPILAGVFPIQLAANRGALVLGNRNTKHVGVFSFEQAKGIFDIHTSASKLDYYRKKLSLDLTDTSFQLRTNLGYQNDNPIKTFVVEKTMDKVLQSVSSHWNKFLGIIWRGHQLQSNDQLEYLESWKGLDIYQKHKKDENDDIDVIEFQDQEYARYSKIMKADKISLNYYYDIPGVEQQENSFTANTKVDTTERQHTPGEEEEEGEEEEQNSYSLAPIPPEFGCDIVVSTAAIYYGPWSNAHMQDIIRLFSPIITRDTIPKTPSTDGKLRQYETFKVSINFSDNSILHIPTREPSKDEDFLKRFKETGDTHRAFGWLNISLKDGSELLFNIALCSKNNYIPNELFINLLEPEVKSSVNHEILFKAKSQSITADVGYPTKWNGEAEWMFQLKSFGAELFLLKDHINLISDLFQDFSSRATHEYDLFRPFVYNIDWSFTDFKLILNVNDANIINNPLDYNENCFLSLSGQSLRTTVNLPFKSIDSPYHQSTFSISSPIVILSILPPSWNTLNEFLDEKTFGECPNFTLTGSYLSHSSVDLDNVDLIEMDIRSSSTKFLSFGFVVRYLMNIKLNYFGEFNHFKTTEEYSNDLRAKEESLSSSRDTYSTTDDFSSIVSSVESESSGLSDEIAIDESAFLRKKNETDVWITFFVEDGTIVVPQKIYNSKSSYLLSFNSLEFDMRYTNYYMDLSLALSRINICRDDNFSFGKDIRLPQEKPSDYGIIDGLHIHGHRMFGVPPNEETYLCKWDIGVGSIKTDTTLDFLVTLFESLKKLGFSYKDMENLLIYNSKSPEDITSLSISLVGIALCVRSAVPDESINIALKDISINSWDLVNESYSKRLDAKIKSLFIDAVNKDGEKAFSLETSVDLSCFPIKKNFKNHKFEQRKCVLVNDSPFHRCKFLLNLDDLKESSLYNDLFGSITPSICMPSLAEPLTEQTFDKIFELLLGNLSNLVTFDADDQDTRYLMEDTSSIETNYGLSRIRSNRIKDYLVNTRSNSSTQNISIHLGPINISITPEVFSILAGIIKCMPKTDIFDTMDFYEMSVLELYSEALQNDSKVMNISLVSDQITVNIRPQSKIAESDEKNNSMLISISKLSILSQTKSTAKISAELDVVTKGNSSDSTLMCDVDDLKISINKTPSNTMISQDSIATFYLSTLNTVLCTDIDMRSRLQIGTVRLSFSDDDVDMITDFTILLVSSFSNSVQKIKSSLEMKKDDKIIMLLKIAQLGQSNGIDSVPYVITKPAYITRLSKYHVRDNSSWRAITRLRFVSRNIPETDYNKIFTDFNELEKTESSEVRSRFLEVFSHWKNWDVTEIEQSALFEFIFPIPIEDNDDSSYKDAKLSFEKIHLEVNSIRQASLLVIKQLDIILRKLTLDSILDFDSIDYDKKELDVGISTGSLYVAVNEDHVRKAVLLSRKLETKQKKSLNISKSFALRINQCSLGLKNLTIVVSTTEYKASIDLNDALIIALKTTFERNSVFSVKYSSGLIAFGFSYLNQNLLRIQISSIEESFIGMETDGIYLNRLNVGEVIIDSSETTLQHLIEHSKSLKLMLNNMKGDSKQISVPGQEDGDKKTKYILKSLVALEAFELKTSLFSPFDLKFKLTTVGIISELGRKRSISANYEELLLDIFMNSYKLVRIFNSTTRIDFKDDILLNDVDVDITTLKVTLCDNRFQFDNIIQSIQNLLAQREKRPSDIKCEGTDQNISKPWSFNLNCAYMGFLIEIDKTNYVIEINESSLSYLKKPSSNIKTNKVEPNSNVWFNTQSLCFLVVHPDIPSTLSKVLDIGATFKLTEDSSKSALQVESHYTRLSLCSSTLFSILFLIREGKMLFHDIPSFFSDDNSPTTPKDSSFLQKLSINVLSYKLCLGWLFEGENRQPGIMLGYESLFMAYERPFGKLTFVDGYVSIAQGKQSNDFYITDGIPKFNRSHLSSMQLNFWFHEKNLKKDLFIRMNADSIDVSVMTDIVDVAASTVASIKEFQRKLSSINERYDSNNSNEDHRGEKFSSKVLIPSINSINCVVNYGGGTIKLFNPTDVTELDQKSSFELTSPSSEVSVSYLFDVNKEKNHWIRSYVNVESTHNILYSSCVPVLVNLQEEMEQLLGGFNTNNTSTAPNDEVTTKAEFQKSHFDYNNLLKNFDVAFIIHIGKQDITLSCEPKAKIQADLGFSNFKISLFTNPSINDNSVSVSLQWSKIEINTRHVFSREISSSAGIDDVLLDVILTEKENISIYGHIMFSGTKLYMNLKQLQDISLFLDIWSPKIKKNESSRVKGLQAPKTKSKPVSESSATKIPWVYRIIFKNTSASIDMDPSLGSINFQAPSFWISSRHSIDWSHSVSFFLKDMKSNSEGRLGGSLEIGNLLFDSSVNWPIRNHKFEAPLVKVSVTVGYLSIKLGFDYHSFLIAVAHDIRFALWNERDESGLLKDLLAVSATCGSINVFLTALSSANLYDIHNTFERLRMENKKSYVQTLKESNPESSGRIRAKNSSLVEPLRLRTNLVAEIGSFRLQVFPSTLFDSEVLVLKATKMNVEATTQTEQKTKTDLTWQIHDININLARFNNDLTDDNFSTISVEEYNSIASAVDGDIILAAPSVFVGITTWQKIPDTRIELLYSSSFGDKVDIKWNLDPINFIREMWATHVRALSARRGHAEASPSKPFFEDENIAEKIKIVDLGTKYQYVPLDEPHIEMPLLKDLGNATPPIEWFGVNRKRFPGMTHQLVVVPLQKLIYVAEGRYNNILGDNLNSV, encoded by the coding sequence TTCCATTTTACTTTGGACGAATATCAGCATGGATATTAACACAGGCAGTAAACGTGCTCCTTTGGAGGCGACATAAAGTGAAAATTACCATTCAATCGATAAAGATTTCGTTTCTTGGTGGTCGGATCTTCTTTAAGAATCTTACTATAGTGACTAGGGATTCAACGATATCGTTTTTGGAGGGGAGCTTTACATGGAGGTATTGGCTCCTACATACAAGGGTTCGGGGCTATGATTCTGAATCTAGAACAGGTTTAGATGCTatcaataatgaaaaattacCAGCTCGGTTCTTATTGCAGTGTTCCGGTGTCGAAATATTCGTGTATAACCATTTCGACGCATACGAATCCCTATTAAAGGAACACTTCGCTACTGCGGGAGATGACTATGCTTATAGCGATTCTAATGATGACGATAAAGCAACTGAGCTCACAGAACAAGATGGCTCTAACTCTAAGACTTCTAATACCAGTGGCAGTGCAGCAAGTTGTGTTAATGATACAAAAACTGGATCGAAACTCCCGATTTTGGCGGGAGTGTTTCCAATCCAATTAGCAGCCAACAGAGGTGCTTTAGTTCTCGGAAATAGAAATACAAAGCATGTTGGCGTTTTCAGTTTCGAACAGGCCAAGGGTATATTTGACATACATACTTCGGCTTCTAAACTGGACTATTATAGAAAGAAACTGTCTTTGGATCTCACTGACACAAGTTTTCAACTACGCACTAACCTAGGTTACCAAAACGATAATCCCATCAAGACATTTGTAGTGGAAAAAACGATGGATAAAGTACTACAGAGCGTCTCTTCTCATTGGAACAAATTTCTAGGAATAATATGGCGAGGccatcaacttcaaagcAATGACCAGTTAGAATACTTAGAATCTTGGAAAGGTTTGGATATATATCAAAAGCACAAgaaagatgaaaatgacGATATCGATGTAATAGAATTTCAAGATCAGGAATATGCTCGTTACAGCAAAATAATGAAGGCTGACAAAATATCATTGAATTACTATTATGATATACCGGGCgttgaacaacaagagaatTCTTTCACTGCCAATACCAAAGTTGATACTACGGAAAGACAACATACCCCTggagaggaagaggaagagggagaggaggaagaacaaaattcGTATTCTTTAGCCCCAATACCACCTGAGTTTGGATGTGATATTGTTGTCTCTACAGCAGCAATATATTACGGCCCATGGTCCAATGCACATATGCAAGACATTATAAGGTTATTCTCTCCAATTATTACTAGAGATACAATACCCAAAACACCATCGACTGATGGCAAATTACGCCAATATGAAACTTTTAAAGTATCTATTAACTTTTCTGATAATAGTATATTACATATTCCTACCAGGGAACCCAGTAAGGATGAAGATTTTCTAAAAAGATTCAAGGAAACAGGCGACACCCATAGGGCATTTGGATGGTTGAATATATCATTGAAAGACGGTAGTGAACTCCTGTTCAATATAGCTCTCTGttcaaaaaataactaTATTCCCAATGAGCTATTCATTAATCTATTGGAACCAGAAGTAAAATCTAGTGTCAATCATGAGATTTTATTCAAAGCTAAAAGCCAGAGTATTACTGCTGATGTTGGATATCCCACTAAATGGAATGGTGAAGCTGAATGGATGTTCCAATTAAAGAGTTTTGGTGCTGAATTATTTCTTCTTAAGGATCATATAAATCTAATTTCCgatctttttcaagatttttcttcaagagcCACACATGAGTATGACCTCTTCAGACCGTTTGTTTATAATATAGATTGGAGCTTTACTGATTTCAAGTTGATATTGAATGTAAATGATGCTAACATTATCAATAATCCACTTGACTACAATGAAAACTgttttttatctttaaGCGGACAATCGTTAAGGACAACAGTGAACTTACCGTTTAAATCAATCGATTCACCATATCATCAAAGTACCTTTTCTATAAGTTCTCCAATTGTGATACTTTCGATATTACCACCTAGTTGGAACACTTTAAATGAGTTTCTAGACGAAAAAACGTTTGGTGAGTGCCCGAATTTCACCCTAACAGGGTCTTATCTCTCACACTCATCAGTTGATTTAGACAATGTCGATCTTATCGAGATGGATATTAGAAGCTCATCGACAAAATTCCTATCATTTGGATTTGTCGTGAGGTATTTGATGAATATAAAGCTCAACTATTTTGGCGAATTCAATCATTTCAAAACCACAGAGGAGTATAGTAATGACTTGAGGgcgaaagaagaatcattATCAAGCTCAAGGGACACATATTCGACAACGGATGACTTTTCTTCCATAGTATCTTCAGTAGAGAGTGAATCTTCAGGTTTGTCAGACGAAATTGCCATAGATGAATCTGCATTtttaaggaagaagaacgaaaCAGATGTATGGATAacattttttgttgaagatggtACTATTGTTGTTCcacaaaaaatatacaacTCAAAGAGCTCATATCTATTATCATTCAATAGTCTTGAATTTGACATGCGATATACCAATTACTATATGGACTTGAGCTTAGCTTTATCAAGGATTAATATTTGCAGGGATGACAACTTTAGTTTCGGTAAAGATATTAGATTGCCTCAGGAGAAGCCATCAGATTATGGGATAATAGATGGTCTTCATATCCATGGACATAGAATGTTTGGTGTTCCTCCAAATGAAGAGACATATCTATGCAAGTGGGATATTGGGGTAGGTTCAATCAAAACAGACACTACTTTGGATTTTCTCGTCACTCTTTTCGAATCACTTAAAAAACTTGGATTTTCTTATAAAGATATGGAAAATcttttaatatataattCAAAAAGTCCGGAAGATATAACTTCCTTATCCATATCTTTGGTAGGTATTGCTTTATGTGTCAGAAGTGCTGTTCCAGACGAATCAATCAACATTGCTTTGAAAGATATTAGTATAAACTCCTGGGATTTGGTAAATGAAAGTTATTCGAAAAGGTTGGAtgcaaaaataaaatcattaTTCATTGATGCAGTTAATAAAGATGGAGAAAAAGCCTTTAGTTTAGAAACATCGGTAGATCTGTCATGCTTTCCaataaaaaagaacttTAAAAATCATAAATTCGAACAGAGAAAGTGCGTCCTTGTTAATGACAGCCCTTTTCATCGGTGTAAGTTTTTATTGAATCTTGATGACCTCAAAGAATCATCTTTATACAATGATTTATTTGGATCAATTACACCAAGTATTTGTATGCCTTCCCTTGCAGAACCACTCACTGAACAAACGTTTGACAAAATATTCGAACTTCTACTCGGAAACCTCTCTAACCTTGTAACCTTTGACGCGGATGATCAGGATACTAGATACTTGATGGAGGATACATCAAGCATTGAAACTAATTATGGACTTTCCAGGATTAGAAGCAACAGAATCAAAGACTATTTAGTCAATACCCGAAGCAACTCAAGTACGCAAAACATATCGATACACTTGGGACCAATTAATATTTCTATTACACCTGAAGTATTTTCGATATTAGCGGGTATTATTAAGTGTATGCCAAAAACTGATATTTTTGACACTATGGATTTTTATGAAATGTCAGTATTAGAACTTTATTCCGAAGCCCTGCAAAATGACTCTAAGGTAATGAATATATCGTTGGTTTCAGATCAAATAACTGTGAATATTAGACCTCAAAGTAAAATAGCAGAAAGCGACGAGAAAAACAACTCTATGCTTATTTCAATTTCCAAACTATCTATTCTTTCACAGACTAAATCGACTGCAAAAATAAGTGCTGAACTTGATGTTGTTACTAAAGGAAATTCAAGCGACTCGACTTTAATGTGTGATGTCGATGATTTGAAAATCTCCATTAATAAAACTCCAAGCAACACAATGATAAGTCAGGATTCTATTGCAACATTTTACCTTTCTACTTTGAATACCGTTCTATGCACAGACATTGACATGCGTTCGAGATTACAGATTGGAACAGTGAGATTATCCTTTTCTGATGACGATGTAGATATGATAACAGATTTTACTATTTTACTTGTATCgtcattttcaaattctgTGCAAAAGATAAAGAGCTCACTTGAGATgaaaaaagatgataagATAATAATGTTGCTGAAAATTGCTCAATTAGGCCAGAGCAATGGTATTGATTCTGTGCCTTATGTTATTACTAAACCTGCATACATCACAAGACTCTCTAAATATCATGTGCGTGATAATTCCAGCTGGAGGGCAATCACACGGTTACGTTTTGTCTCACGAAATATCCCAGAAACAGATTACAATAAGATATTTACTGATTTCAATGAACTCGAAAAAACTGAATCTTCTGAAGTCAGATCTAGATTTTTAGAAGTATTCTCTCATTGGAAAAATTGGGATGTAACAGAGATTGAACAAAGTGCcttatttgaatttatttTCCCAATCCCTATTGAAGACAATGACGACTCATCTTATAAGGATGCAAAACTTTCGTTCGAAAAGATTCATTTAGAAGTAAACTCCATTAGGCAAGCATCTCTTCTTGTGATCAAGCAATTAGATATAATATTAAGAAAATTGACTCTTGACTCAATATTAGACTTTGATTCAATCGACTATgataaaaaagaattagaTGTTGGCATATCAACAGGGTCATTGTATGTGGCTGTAAATGAAGACCATGTAAGGAAAGCCGTTCTCCTAAGCCGAAAATTGGAAACCAAACAGAAAAAATCCCtaaatatatcaaaatcatTCGCATTAAGAATAAATCAATGTTCATTGGGTCTGAAAAATCTTACAATAGTAGTTAGTACTACTGAATACAAGGCATCAATTGATTTGAATGATGCTTTGATAATTGCACTAAAAACTACTTTTGAGAGGAACTCTGTGTTTTCAGTAAAATACTCTTCTGGTTTAATTGCATTTGGATTTTCGTACCTTAACCAGAATCTACTAAGAATACAAATAAGTAGCATCGAGGAGAGTTTCATAGGTATGGAGACGGATGGAATATACTTAAACCGACTAAACGTCGGTGAAGTTATTATTGATTCAAGTGAAACAACTCTTCAACACCTCATCGAACATTCAAAATCTCTTAAACTCATGTTAAACAATATGAAAGGTGATTCAAAACAAATTTCGGTTCCTGGTCAAGAAGATGGCGataagaaaacaaaatacatCCTAAAAAGTTTGGTAGCACTTGAAGCATTTGAATTGAAGACATCTTTATTTTCGCCATTTGATTTAAAATTCAAACTGACTACCGTTGGAATTATATCTGAATTAGGAAGGAAGAGATCAATTAGCGCTAATTATGAAGAATTGCTTCTTGATATCTTTATGAATAGTTATAAGCTGGTGCGTATATTCAATTCTACCACAAGAAtagatttcaaagatgatATCTTACTCAATGATGTCGATGTTGATATTACTACCTTAAAAGTTACTCTTTGTGACAATCGTTTTCAATTCGATAATATTATCCAAAGTATACAAAACCTTCTTGCACAGAGAGAAAAACGACCATCAGATATTAAATGTGAGGGTACTGACCAGAATATTTCCAAACCTTGGAGCTTCAATCTAAACTGTGCGTATATGGGATTTTTGATTGAGATAGATAAAACTAATTATGTGATTGAAATTAATGAGAGTTCTCTATCCTACCTCAAGAAGCCTTCATCGAACATCAAAACAAATAAGGTGGAGCCGAACTCCAATGTATGGTTTAATACCCAGAGTCTATGTTTTTTGGTGGTGCATCCTGATATCCCATCAACCTTATCAAAGGTTCTAGACATTGGGGCAACGTTCAAACTCACCGAGGATAGTTCAAAATCTGCATTACAAGTCGAGAGTCATTATACACGCCTATCATTGTGTTCTTCAACACTGTTTAGTATTCTTTTCCTAATTCGTGAAGGTAAAATGCTATTTCATGACATTCCTTCATTTTTCTCTGATGATAATTCTCCAACTACGCCTaaagattcttctttcctccAAAAGTTGTCCATAAATGTTTTATCTTACAAACTATGTTTAGGTTGGCTTTTTGAAGGTGAAAATCGCCAACCTGGTATTATGTTGGGGTATGAAAGTCTATTTATGGCTTATGAGAGACCCTTTGGAAAACTGACCTTCGTGGATGGATATGTTTCTATAGCACAAGGTAAACAGTCGAATGACTTCTACATTACTGATGGAATTCCCAAATTTAATAGAAGCCACTTATCAAGTATGCAACTCAATTTTTGGTTCCATGAAAAGAATCTAAAGAAAGATCTTTTCATTAGAATGAATGCTGACAGCATCGATGTTTCTGTTATGACAGATATCGTAGATGTTGCAGCATCTACTGTAGCATCAATAAAAGAGTTCCAACGGAAACTGTCTTCTATCAATGAACGCTATGATTCAAATAATAGCAATGAAGACCACAGAGGCGAAAAATTCAGCTCTAAAGTTTTAATTCCTTCTATCAATTCCATAAATTGCGTTGTGAACTATGGAGGTGGAACTATCAAATTATTCAATCCAACCGATGTAACTGAACTTGATCAGAAGTCATCTTTTGAACTGACTAGCCCTTCTAGCGAAGTGTCTGTGAGCTACTTATTTGACGTGAATAAAGAGAAGAATCATTGGATAAGAAGTTACGTCAACGTAGAATCAACCCATAACATCCTCTATTCATCTTGTGTTCCTGTTTTAGTTAacttacaagaagaaatggagCAGCTTCTTGGCGGCTTTAATACAAATAACACATCAACTGCCCCGAATGATGAAGTGACTACCAAGGCTGAATTCCAAAAGTCACATTTTGACTATAAtaatttattgaaaaacttTGATGTTGCGTTCATTATTCATATTGGTAAACAAGATATCACTTTGTCATGTGAACCAAAGGCAAAAATTCAAGCTGATCTTGGATTCTctaatttcaaaatttcgCTTTTCACCAATCCTTCAATTAATGACAATTCTGTTTCAGTATCTTTGCAATGGTCAAAAATCGAGATTAACACAAGACATGTCTTTTCTAGAGAGATTAGTTCCTCGGCCGGAATTGATGATGTCCTGCTCGATGTTATCTTAACAGAAAAGGAGAACATCAGCATATATGGTCACATTATGTTTTCCGGCACCAAATTATACATGAATTTGAAGCAGCTCCAGGATATATCACTATTCCTCGATATCTGGTCACCAAAAATTAAGAAAAACGAATCTTCTCGGGTTAAGGGCCTACAGGCACCAAAAACCAAATCAAAACCTGTGTCAGAATCATCTGCTACTAAGATTCCATGGGTGTATCgtatcattttcaaaaatacCTCCGCTTCTATTGACATGGATCCTTCACTTGGGTCCATTAATTTCCAAGCCCCATCCTTTTGGATATCCTCCCGTCACAGTATTGATTGGTCTCATTCTGTCagctttttcttgaaagacATGAAGTCTAACTCGGAAGGTCGTCTGGGCGGATCTTTAGAAATAGGAAATTTATTATTCGATTCTAGTGTTAACTGGCCTATTAGAAACCACAAATTCGAAGCTCCATTGGTTAAAGTGTCTGTTACAGTAGGTTATTTATCCATCAAATTAGGGTTTGATTACCATTCATTTTTAATTGCTGTGGCACATGATATACGCTTTGCACTATGGAATGAAAGAGACGAGAGCGGCTTGTTGAAGGATTTATTGGCAGTTTCAGCAACTTGTGGATCAATTAATGTATTCTTAACTGCTTTATCTTCAGCCAACCTTTATGATATTCATAACACTTTTGAGCGGTTGAGGATGGAGAACAAAAAATCTTATGTGCAAACTTTGAAGGAATCTAACCCAGAGAGCTCAGGAAGGATTCGTGCTAAAAACTCTTCACTTGTGGAACCCCTTCGTCTACGTACTAATTTGGTTGCTGAAATTGGCTCTTTTAGATTACAAGTGTTCCCTAGTACTCTATTTGACAGCGAAGTGTTAGTGCTAAAAGCTACAAAAATGAATGTAGAGGCAACTACCCAAACAGAACAGAAAACGAAGACCGATTTGACGTGGCAAATACATGATATTAACATCAACTTGGCACGCTTTAACAATGATTTAACTGATGACAATTTCTCCACAATATCCGTTGAAGAATATAATTCGATAGCATCTGCTGTAGATGGTGATATTATATTGGCTGCACCCTCTGTATTTGTTGGTATAACGACTTGGCAGAAAATACCTGACACCAGAATTGAACTTTTGTATTCTAGTAGTTTTGGTGATAAGGTGGACATAAAATGGAACTTAGATCCGATAAACTTTATTCGAGAAATGTGGGCAACACACGTGAGAGCTTTATCAGCTCGTAGGGGACATGCTGAAGCATCCCCATCGAAACCATTTTTTGAGGATGAGAACATCGCAGAAAAGATTAAGATTGTTGATTTAGGTACTAAATACCAGTACGTTCCTTTAGATGAACCTCATATTGAAATGCCTTTATTGAAGGACCTTGGAAACGCAACCCCCCCAATAGAATGGTTTGGTGTGAATCGTAAAAGATTCCCTGGTATGACACATCAACTGGTTGTTGTTCCTTTACAAAAACTTATTTACGTTGCCGAAGGCCGCTATAACAATATCCTTGGTGATAATTTAAACAGTGTGtaa